The following proteins are encoded in a genomic region of Bacteroidota bacterium:
- a CDS encoding chemotaxis protein CheD: MDDNLPLHFLYPSALFVSKDPFKVYTILGSCVSVCLWDPVLKAGGINHYMLPLWNGQGLASPKYGNIAIERLIDKMQALGCLKYNLIAKVFGGGEVIDSSISKFKIGERNIIIAREILNDLKIPVVSSSTGGKNGRKIEFYTATGEVKQRFVNKIGNS, translated from the coding sequence ATGGACGACAATTTACCCCTTCATTTCTTATATCCATCAGCATTGTTTGTCAGCAAGGATCCTTTTAAGGTTTATACTATCCTGGGGTCTTGCGTGTCGGTATGCTTATGGGATCCGGTGTTGAAAGCAGGAGGCATCAATCATTACATGCTTCCCTTATGGAATGGGCAAGGACTTGCTTCTCCAAAGTACGGTAATATTGCTATTGAACGACTTATTGATAAAATGCAGGCTCTTGGGTGTCTGAAATATAATCTTATAGCCAAGGTATTTGGTGGCGGCGAGGTGATTGATTCTTCAATCTCAAAGTTTAAAATCGGAGAAAGAAATATTATCATCGCCAGAGAAATACTCAATGATTTAAAAATACCTGTTGTCAGTTCCAGTACCGGTGGTAAAAACGGAAGGAAAATAGAGTTTTATACGGCAACGGGGGAAGTAAAGCAAAGGTTTGTGAATAAAATCGGAAATTCATAA
- a CDS encoding HAMP domain-containing sensor histidine kinase, producing the protein MTRLSDEELLEELQRRFKENKEDLEELKQLMNELKTVNKKLEDSEALKSHFISNITNEIINPFTSILGLSKSILSVKKEDWKTVIAMVALIHSEAFTLDFQLRNIFVAAKIEAGEIYPEILNTDIKSLFNTVLDSFKFESKKKNLNFEYKFDIASEGGAVVYFKTDPEKLKLIMSNLMSNAVKFSYDKGNIILHVWQENGLLNVSIQDFGAGISEENQKIIFDRFKRLDNGINSINRGHGLGLSITKALLDLLDGSIEVRSQKGKGSAFTISIPESQSGIAGFSSDGNDFLFENDEIF; encoded by the coding sequence ATGACCCGGTTATCTGACGAAGAATTGCTTGAGGAGTTACAACGCAGGTTTAAGGAAAACAAGGAAGATCTTGAAGAGTTAAAACAGTTGATGAATGAGTTGAAAACGGTGAATAAAAAGCTGGAAGATTCCGAAGCTTTGAAAAGCCATTTCATCTCCAATATCACGAATGAAATCATTAATCCTTTTACCTCTATATTAGGACTTTCAAAAAGTATATTATCTGTAAAAAAAGAGGATTGGAAAACGGTTATTGCCATGGTGGCCTTAATTCACTCAGAAGCATTTACCCTTGATTTCCAGCTTAGAAATATTTTTGTGGCTGCTAAAATAGAAGCCGGTGAAATATATCCTGAAATTTTAAATACCGACATTAAGTCTCTTTTTAATACGGTTTTAGATTCTTTTAAGTTTGAATCAAAAAAGAAGAATCTGAATTTTGAATATAAGTTTGATATAGCCAGCGAAGGAGGTGCAGTGGTTTATTTTAAAACAGATCCTGAAAAACTTAAGCTGATTATGTCTAACTTAATGAGCAATGCGGTGAAGTTCAGTTATGACAAGGGAAATATTATTTTACATGTTTGGCAGGAGAATGGACTGTTAAATGTCAGTATTCAGGATTTTGGCGCAGGAATTTCAGAAGAAAACCAAAAAATTATCTTCGACAGGTTTAAACGTTTGGACAACGGGATTAATTCGATCAACAGGGGACATGGATTAGGATTGTCTATTACAAAGGCATTGTTGGATCTTTTGGATGGGAGCATTGAAGTCAGGAGTCAGAAAGGGAAAGGTTCTGCTTTTACCATTTCCATTCCTGAATCTCAATCCGGTATAGCCGGATTTTCTTCAGACGGAAATGACTTTTTATTCGAAAATGACGAAATATTCTAA